A genomic region of Brevibacillus sp. JNUCC-41 contains the following coding sequences:
- the liaF gene encoding cell wall-active antibiotics response protein LiaF, which produces MLNKMKTDYMGWILLIGVVLIFLEIAFKGGGLLFPLAFSIGCIYVGRKFTKRTIGKILFFIGLISLIINVLNMFVFKFFLMAILIYLLFLYYQSKKNPDWVSPILTNDDSDEEKINKERLLKINYLFKNKFFGHQQTAEHVYEWNSVNVQGGIGDTVIDLSKTILPKGDAVISIRNIIGNITVLVPYGVEIRVHHSVIAGRARIFENKPESRVFNQIYSYQTEGFNETDHKVHIITSILVGDLEVKRI; this is translated from the coding sequence ATGTTGAACAAGATGAAGACGGATTATATGGGATGGATACTTCTCATCGGAGTCGTCCTGATTTTTTTAGAGATTGCATTTAAGGGAGGGGGTCTCCTTTTTCCCCTCGCTTTTTCAATAGGATGCATCTATGTAGGCAGGAAATTCACAAAACGGACCATCGGGAAAATCCTATTTTTTATAGGGTTGATTTCCCTTATCATCAATGTCTTGAATATGTTCGTCTTTAAATTTTTCCTAATGGCGATCCTCATTTATCTTTTGTTTTTATATTATCAGTCCAAAAAGAATCCTGATTGGGTCAGTCCCATTTTAACCAATGACGATTCTGACGAAGAAAAGATCAATAAGGAACGATTGCTAAAAATCAATTACCTGTTTAAAAATAAGTTTTTCGGTCATCAACAGACGGCCGAGCATGTATATGAATGGAATTCCGTGAATGTTCAGGGCGGGATCGGTGATACGGTTATCGATTTAAGCAAAACGATTTTACCGAAAGGCGACGCTGTCATTTCCATCAGGAATATCATTGGCAATATCACTGTTCTCGTCCCATATGGCGTCGAAATCAGGGTCCATCATTCTGTCATTGCAGGCAGGGCGCGGATTTTTGAAAATAAGCCTGAATCCAGGGTCTTTAATCAAATTTATTCCTACCAAACGGAAGGGTTCAATGAAACGGATCACAAGGTCCATATCATCACTTCAATCTTAGTTGGGGATTTAGAGGTGAAGCGGATATGA
- a CDS encoding TetR/AcrR family transcriptional regulator, which produces MENGKVGDKRHLRSIMTRQKLLEAAKETFLEEGYQAALISQMIKRANIGYGTAYVHFKGKEDLLIVLMENVMEQFYEIAETSFFPKSKDEAKHIINRQANAFLKMAEAERNMMQVFEQAIGFSTIISDKWKAIRMKFIQRISKDVAYAQQNGLARTELNHELVARGWFFTNEMYLWEIVRNEHQSSVEEIAQTITSVYVEGLYL; this is translated from the coding sequence ATGGAGAATGGCAAAGTAGGGGATAAGCGGCATTTACGCTCGATCATGACACGGCAAAAGTTATTAGAAGCTGCAAAGGAAACATTTCTTGAAGAAGGTTATCAAGCTGCGCTTATTTCCCAAATGATCAAAAGGGCAAACATCGGATACGGAACGGCCTATGTTCATTTTAAAGGGAAAGAGGATCTGCTGATTGTATTAATGGAAAATGTAATGGAGCAATTTTATGAAATTGCCGAAACCTCTTTCTTTCCAAAATCAAAAGACGAAGCAAAACATATCATAAACAGACAAGCTAATGCTTTTTTGAAAATGGCTGAAGCTGAACGCAATATGATGCAAGTTTTCGAACAGGCCATTGGGTTCTCAACCATTATTTCAGATAAATGGAAAGCGATCCGCATGAAGTTCATTCAGCGAATTTCAAAGGACGTCGCCTATGCACAGCAAAATGGACTGGCAAGAACTGAACTAAACCATGAGCTTGTGGCAAGAGGATGGTTTTTCACAAATGAAATGTATCTGTGGGAAATCGTCCGAAACGAACATCAAAGTTCTGTCGAAGAAATTGCTCAAACCATCACCTCAGTGTACGTCGAAGGCTTGTATTTGTAA
- a CDS encoding PspA/IM30 family protein has protein sequence MGNLFSRMKQTISADFHDLLDKKEQKNPIGMLNQYLRQCEQETEKVGKLLERQYLLKEEFVREFNQAQNLAEKRKHQAEIAKQSGETDLMEFAVKESLHYEERALSLKEAHKSAEVQLAELERKYEEMKHKLKDMHLQRLELMGRENIARANNRINRVLDGGRSEAKPVAMFEEMEHYIDRIEHQVHTDYNRHTIDARIVQLEKELEQKEA, from the coding sequence ATGGGTAATTTATTTTCAAGAATGAAACAAACGATTTCAGCGGATTTTCACGACTTGTTGGATAAAAAAGAGCAAAAAAACCCAATCGGAATGTTAAATCAATATTTGCGTCAATGTGAGCAGGAGACAGAAAAGGTCGGTAAGCTGCTTGAACGTCAATATCTTCTGAAAGAAGAGTTTGTGCGTGAATTTAATCAAGCGCAAAATCTGGCTGAAAAACGTAAGCATCAGGCTGAGATTGCCAAGCAGTCGGGAGAAACGGATTTAATGGAGTTTGCTGTAAAGGAAAGCCTGCACTATGAAGAGCGAGCGCTAAGCTTGAAGGAGGCGCATAAAAGTGCAGAGGTTCAGTTGGCTGAACTGGAGCGGAAATATGAAGAAATGAAGCATAAACTGAAGGATATGCATCTGCAGCGTCTGGAGCTCATGGGCAGGGAAAATATTGCCCGGGCAAACAACCGGATCAATCGGGTTTTGGATGGGGGCAGATCCGAAGCCAAACCGGTAGCGATGTTTGAAGAAATGGAGCATTATATCGATCGCATCGAGCACCAGGTCCATACTGATTATAATCGGCATACGATCGATGCCAGGATTGTCCAGCTTGAAAAAGAATTGGAACAAAAAGAAGCGTAA
- the kynA gene encoding tryptophan 2,3-dioxygenase produces the protein MDNNEQTITGLEKEIQTDFQKAMSYGDYLHLDKILTSQHRCSDHHDEMLFIIIHQASELWMKLILHELTAATESIRQNKLEPSFKMLSRVSRIQQQLIQSWNVLSTLTPAEYMEFRDKLGQSSGFQSYQNRLIEFALGNKNVHTLSVYQHQTDLYGQMQQALHEPSIYDAAINALVARGLPIDQEATSRDWSQRYEPNASVEEAWLTVYRDVEQYWDLYELGEKLVDIGHQQQLWRFNHMTTVERIIGNKQGTGGSSGVTYLKRALDQHFFPELWSLRTKL, from the coding sequence ATGGATAACAATGAACAAACAATAACTGGTCTAGAGAAAGAAATTCAAACCGATTTTCAAAAAGCGATGTCTTACGGAGATTATCTCCACCTAGATAAGATTTTAACTAGTCAACATAGATGTTCCGATCATCATGATGAAATGCTATTCATCATTATCCATCAAGCGAGTGAGCTATGGATGAAGCTCATTTTGCATGAGTTGACAGCAGCAACTGAGTCCATCCGCCAAAACAAGTTGGAACCTTCGTTTAAAATGCTGTCGCGCGTTTCGAGGATCCAGCAGCAATTGATCCAGTCCTGGAATGTCCTTTCAACTTTGACGCCGGCTGAATACATGGAGTTCAGGGATAAACTGGGACAATCTTCCGGGTTCCAATCTTATCAGAATCGTTTGATTGAATTTGCATTAGGAAACAAAAATGTCCATACGCTATCAGTCTATCAGCACCAAACAGATTTATACGGGCAAATGCAGCAGGCCCTTCATGAACCAAGTATTTATGACGCGGCGATCAATGCACTTGTGGCGCGCGGATTACCTATTGATCAAGAAGCCACCAGCAGGGATTGGTCACAAAGATATGAACCAAATGCCAGTGTAGAAGAGGCGTGGCTGACAGTTTACCGCGATGTTGAGCAATATTGGGACTTATATGAGCTGGGCGAGAAGTTAGTGGACATTGGCCATCAACAGCAATTATGGCGTTTTAATCATATGACTACAGTGGAAAGAATTATTGGTAATAAACAAGGTACTGGCGGATCATCAGGTGTAACGTATTTAAAAAGAGCGCTCGATCAACACTTTTTCCCGGAACTATGGAGTCTAAGAACGAAGCTATAA
- a CDS encoding amino acid permease, translated as MENKNTQLNFKDEPEKGLKRELETNQLSMIAMGCAIGTGLFLGSGLAIQAAGPSVLLSYALGAFIVLLLMGCLAEMTVAHPTSGSFGAIAEKYMTPMAGYLVRYSYWIANVLAVGVEVSAVSVYMKYWFPTVPGIVWILVFAGALIYVNATSVNTFATFEYWFSFIKISAIVGFILLGSYVLFGSSDQPHIGPENFVNEGGFFPFGGWGMWVAVFISLFSFLGTEMIAVTSGEAKDPDAAVPKALKATVFRLSTFYVLTIGIMLMIVPWKTAGIEESPFVKVMEILNIPGASGIMNFIILTAAVSAMNAQLYASTRMMFSLARGKHAPSFLGKLNKRGVPGKALAVSTTGIFIAAGVHALLPGSSYAFMMGISMFGAMFTWLMIFISHLFFRVKWEKTGGRKLPVRMIGFPYLTILGAVLLFSLMITTWFTDFKIMLQFGIPWLLFLTIAYFVSKRRNINHNVMEEPLEKKIE; from the coding sequence ATGGAGAACAAAAATACTCAATTGAACTTTAAAGATGAGCCAGAAAAAGGATTAAAACGTGAGCTGGAAACAAATCAGCTTTCCATGATCGCTATGGGCTGCGCCATCGGGACAGGGCTATTCCTTGGCAGCGGGCTTGCCATTCAAGCGGCAGGGCCAAGTGTATTGCTCAGCTATGCACTCGGGGCATTCATTGTTTTACTGTTGATGGGCTGTTTAGCCGAAATGACGGTTGCCCATCCCACTTCCGGATCTTTTGGGGCCATTGCTGAAAAGTACATGACTCCGATGGCTGGCTATCTTGTCCGCTATTCTTATTGGATTGCCAATGTTTTGGCTGTTGGGGTTGAGGTAAGTGCAGTCAGCGTGTATATGAAGTATTGGTTTCCGACCGTGCCGGGAATCGTATGGATTTTAGTGTTTGCAGGTGCACTGATTTATGTAAATGCTACTAGCGTGAATACATTCGCTACATTTGAGTATTGGTTCTCCTTCATTAAAATAAGTGCCATTGTTGGTTTTATCCTTCTTGGATCGTATGTACTATTCGGTTCTTCCGATCAGCCGCATATAGGACCTGAGAACTTTGTAAATGAAGGCGGTTTTTTCCCATTTGGCGGGTGGGGAATGTGGGTGGCCGTATTTATTTCTTTATTCAGCTTTCTTGGAACAGAAATGATAGCGGTTACATCGGGAGAAGCAAAAGATCCGGATGCAGCTGTTCCAAAAGCCTTAAAAGCGACCGTGTTCCGTTTATCCACCTTCTATGTGCTGACAATCGGCATCATGTTGATGATCGTACCGTGGAAAACGGCTGGGATTGAGGAAAGTCCATTCGTCAAAGTAATGGAAATCTTGAACATTCCTGGTGCATCCGGGATCATGAACTTTATTATTTTAACGGCTGCAGTATCTGCCATGAATGCCCAGCTCTATGCTTCAACACGTATGATGTTTTCATTGGCTCGCGGAAAACATGCACCTAGCTTTTTAGGAAAGCTAAACAAAAGGGGCGTTCCGGGAAAAGCACTTGCTGTCTCTACAACCGGGATTTTCATTGCGGCAGGCGTTCATGCGTTACTTCCTGGTTCATCCTATGCATTCATGATGGGGATCTCCATGTTCGGTGCCATGTTCACATGGCTCATGATCTTCATTTCCCATTTGTTTTTCAGGGTTAAATGGGAGAAAACCGGCGGACGCAAATTACCGGTAAGGATGATCGGTTTTCCCTATTTAACGATATTGGGCGCCGTTCTTCTATTCAGCTTAATGATTACAACATGGTTTACAGATTTCAAGATCATGCTTCAATTCGGGATACCTTGGTTACTATTTTTAACTATTGCTTATTTTGTTTCAAAAAGAAGAAATATTAACCATAATGTAATGGAAGAACCTCTGGAAAAGAAGATAGAATAG
- the kynU gene encoding kynureninase — protein MVSEYTLDHAKQMDEKDTLKGFREEFYLKPGSIYMDGNSLGLLSKRAERTLLESLEDWKEHGIDGWTQGNHPWFFMAEKLGAKMAPLVGASPEEVIVTGSTTVNLHQLVATFYKPEGTRTKILADELTFPTDIYALQSQLRTHGYDPETDLIRVKSSDGRFLEEDDIIKAMNDDIALIILPTVLYRSGQILDMKRLTAEAHKRGIVIGFDGCHSIGAIPHSFSEWDVDFAYWCNYKHLNGGPGGVGGLYVNRKHFGTMPGLAGWFSSKKDKQFDMEHTLTPAESAGAYQIGTPHVLSCAPLIGSLDIFIEAGIENIREKSLKINQYLMDLVESELADMGFFIGTPREDKRRGGHVSLEHKEAARICKALKENGVIPDFRAPNIIRLAPVALYTSYAEVWEVVQILKKIMSEKQYEKFKNEREVVA, from the coding sequence ATGGTTTCTGAATACACATTGGATCACGCTAAACAAATGGATGAGAAAGATACTCTTAAAGGATTTCGAGAAGAGTTTTATTTAAAGCCGGGTTCCATCTATATGGATGGAAATTCATTGGGGCTTCTTTCGAAAAGGGCTGAGCGCACTCTTTTGGAATCTTTGGAAGATTGGAAGGAACATGGAATCGATGGATGGACGCAAGGAAATCACCCATGGTTTTTCATGGCTGAGAAATTGGGAGCGAAGATGGCCCCATTGGTTGGGGCTTCTCCCGAGGAAGTTATCGTAACCGGCTCCACAACTGTAAATCTGCATCAGCTTGTTGCCACTTTTTATAAGCCAGAAGGTACGCGCACAAAAATTTTAGCAGATGAATTAACCTTTCCGACTGATATTTATGCCCTTCAAAGTCAGCTGCGTACACATGGATACGATCCGGAGACAGATCTCATCCGCGTCAAAAGCTCGGATGGCAGATTTCTTGAAGAGGATGACATCATCAAGGCAATGAACGATGACATCGCTTTGATCATCTTGCCTACAGTCCTGTATCGCAGCGGTCAAATATTGGATATGAAACGATTAACTGCTGAAGCTCATAAAAGAGGAATCGTAATCGGATTTGACGGATGTCATTCTATCGGTGCAATTCCGCATTCATTCAGCGAATGGGATGTGGATTTTGCGTATTGGTGCAATTATAAACATTTAAATGGCGGCCCTGGCGGTGTCGGCGGTTTATATGTAAATCGAAAACATTTTGGAACGATGCCTGGATTGGCTGGATGGTTCAGCTCCAAAAAAGATAAACAATTTGATATGGAACATACGTTAACACCAGCTGAATCAGCAGGCGCGTATCAAATCGGCACTCCCCATGTGTTAAGTTGTGCACCTTTGATTGGGTCTTTGGACATTTTTATTGAAGCGGGAATCGAGAATATTCGCGAAAAATCCCTGAAAATCAATCAATATTTAATGGATTTAGTCGAATCCGAATTGGCAGACATGGGATTTTTCATCGGAACTCCTAGAGAAGACAAGCGCCGCGGAGGTCATGTAAGCCTTGAGCATAAAGAAGCTGCACGGATATGCAAGGCATTGAAAGAGAACGGTGTCATTCCCGATTTCCGAGCACCTAACATCATTCGTCTCGCTCCGGTTGCACTATATACTTCCTACGCAGAAGTTTGGGAAGTTGTACAAATACTCAAGAAAATCATGTCAGAAAAACAATATGAAAAATTCAAGAATGAGCGTGAAGTGGTCGCATAA
- the kynB gene encoding arylformamidase — MGTWIDISQRLDENVAVWPGDTPFSYKVNWSKEESGSVNVGQINMSIHTGTHIDAPFHFDDDGKRVIDLDLDLYMGSARVIHLPNKTSIGVNELSSIDLQGVTRLLIRTDAWKNRSVFPQTIPHIQPELAAYLSEHGVRLIGLDLPSVDPLDSKELSAHHELAGHGIHILEGLVLDGIGTGNYELAALPLPLVEADGSPVRAVLKKLP, encoded by the coding sequence ATGGGGACATGGATTGATATTTCACAACGTCTGGATGAAAACGTTGCAGTTTGGCCTGGAGATACACCTTTTTCATACAAAGTCAATTGGAGTAAAGAAGAAAGTGGATCTGTCAATGTAGGTCAAATCAATATGAGTATCCACACCGGTACCCATATTGATGCTCCTTTTCATTTTGATGACGATGGAAAAAGAGTGATTGATTTGGATCTCGATTTATATATGGGAAGTGCCCGGGTTATCCATTTACCTAACAAAACAAGCATCGGTGTCAATGAATTATCCAGTATAGACCTGCAAGGCGTTACCCGTCTGTTAATTCGGACGGACGCTTGGAAGAATCGGAGTGTGTTTCCACAAACCATTCCTCATATCCAGCCAGAATTAGCGGCATATCTTTCAGAACACGGCGTTCGTCTTATTGGTCTTGATTTACCATCAGTAGATCCCTTGGATAGTAAAGAACTATCTGCACATCATGAACTTGCCGGTCATGGAATTCACATTTTGGAAGGTCTTGTACTAGACGGTATAGGAACGGGTAATTATGAGTTGGCTGCCCTCCCTCTTCCATTAGTTGAAGCAGATGGAAGTCCGGTACGTGCTGTGTTGAAAAAGTTACCCTAA
- a CDS encoding flagellar basal body rod protein: MKKFGLFIVGLIALFLLLANVGPLISLAICLTILYFGFKQFMKSESTGAKIAWGSVSIIVLIVSISHIPAILGLVAAYVLYLVYKKWNENDESASSKENDPFSNFEREWKELNKN, from the coding sequence ATGAAGAAATTTGGTTTGTTTATTGTAGGACTGATCGCGCTTTTTCTGTTACTGGCGAACGTTGGTCCACTGATCAGCCTGGCGATTTGCTTGACGATCCTATACTTTGGATTCAAGCAGTTCATGAAGTCCGAATCGACAGGGGCGAAGATTGCGTGGGGATCAGTCTCCATTATCGTGCTGATCGTTTCTATTTCCCATATCCCGGCAATATTGGGACTGGTGGCAGCTTATGTTCTTTACCTGGTTTATAAAAAATGGAATGAAAATGATGAAAGTGCATCATCTAAAGAAAATGACCCATTCTCAAATTTTGAAAGAGAGTGGAAAGAGTTGAATAAGAACTAA